In Cutaneotrichosporon cavernicola HIS019 DNA, chromosome: 1, one DNA window encodes the following:
- the wos2 gene encoding uncharacterized protein (hsp20-like chaperone), translating to MSVPPKPLHPEVLYAERSSATEPEKNIIYLTFNVPNIQGEPNLDITEDQISFSASSGNPDKGIPVKEWGCDLDLYTKIIPAETKKQFNSRHLMLVLRKKEPQAEYWPRLTKEKPNRNWIKTDFSKWVDEDEQDGDEPDMGDMSGMGGMPGMGGMGGMPGMGGMGGMPGMGGMGGMPGMGGPGGMDMASLLGGMGGGAGGAGGMDFAKMMEQMGGAGGMPDMSQFGEGDDDLDEVDDAPTAGDKQKADAAVEDVE from the exons ATGTCTGTCCCTCCCAAGCCCCTTCACCCTGAGGTTCTCTACGCCGagcgctcgtcggccacCGAGCCCGAGAAG AACATCATCTACTTGACCTTTAACGTTCCCAACATCCAGGGAGAGCCCAATCTCGATATCACTGAGGACCAGATCTCgttctccgcctcgtcgggcAA CCCTGACAAGGGTATTCCCGTGAAGGAGTGGGGCTgcgaccttgacctctACACCAAGATTATCCCCGCC GAGACCAAGAAGCAGTTCAACTCACGTCACCTCATGCTCGTGCTCCGCAAGAAGGAGCCCCAGGCCGAATACTGGCCGCGCCTGACCAAGGAGAAGCCGAACCGTAACTGGATCAAGACCGACTTCTCCAAGtgggtcgacgaggacgagcaggACGGCGATGAGCCCGACATGGGCGACATGTCTGGTATGGGCGGCATGCCCGGTatgggcggcatgggcggcatgCCTGGTATGGGTggcatgggcggcatgCCTGGTATGGGTggcatgggcggcatgCCTGGTATGGGCGGACCTGGCGGCATGGACATGGccagcctccttggcgggatgggcggcggtgctggcggcgctggcggtaTGGACTTT GCCAAGATGATGGAGCAGATGggtggcgccggcggcatGCCTGACATGTCTCAGTTCGGTgagggtgacgacgacctcgacgaggttgacgatGCCCCCACGGCCGGTGACAAGCAGAAGGCAGATGCGGCG GTCGAGGATGTTGAGTAA
- a CDS encoding uncharacterized protein (ABC transporter) gives MAPLLQVRDLTLRRDDGSGSAILNASLSSCASDLQNLSLEVQEGEVLIVQGESGCGKTTLLQCIAELNVYQHGEVLLRGQPAKAYGVPNYRTRVQYVPQRPSLLPGTPLQFLDKVKEFGARKTRCEETKKEGRTSPDPVAMAEEWGIQRILWGRDWSMLSGGESQRIALAIALGLAGADVLLLDEPTSALDPESTAAVEKTLLSMLPDAPISAPKGNNTPRKGTGPKALLWITHAPEQAERVGTRTLNLSRR, from the exons ATGGCTCCCCTCCTGCAAGTCCGCGACTTAACGCTTCGGCGTGATGATGGCTCTGGTTCGGCAATCCTCAACGCAAGTCTCTCCTCGTGCGCGTCTGACTTGCAGAACCTCTCCCTTGAAGTACAAGAAGGCGAGGTGTTGATCGTCCAAGGCGAGAGTGGATGCGG TAAAACCACACTGCTCCAGTgcatcgccgagctcaacgTCTACCAGCATGGCGAGGTGCTTTTGCGCGGCCAGCCGGCCAAGGCCTACGGTGTCCCAAACTACCGCACTCGCGTGCAATACGTACCTCAGCGCCCATCTCTCCTTCCCGGTACCCCGCTTCAATTCCTGGACAAGGTGAAAGAGTTTGGTGCGCGCAAAACTCGATGCGAGGAGACGAAGAAGGAGGGACGGACATCGCCGGATCCTGTCGCGATGGCCGAGGAGTGGGGCATTCAACGCATCTTGTGGGGGCGGGACTGGAGCATGCTGAGTGGCGGCGAGAGCCAGCGCATCGCACTGGCCATTGCCCTCGGACTCGCGGGCGCTGACGTCCTGCTTCTGGATG AACCCACCTCGGCGCTTGACCCCGAGAGCACTGCCGCCGTGGAGAAGACTCTGTTATCCATGCTTCCAGACGCGCCCATCAGCGCGCCAAAG GGCAACAACACGCCGCGTAAGGGCACTGGACCGAAGGCGCTGCTGTGGATCACGCACGCACCTGAACAGGCGGAGCGTGTCGGCACACGCACGCTCAATCTCTCGCGTCGCTAG
- a CDS encoding uncharacterized protein (SHS2 domain found in N terminus of Rpb7p/Rpc25p/MJ0397) yields MTINAEASSSKHKSKRSKEERRSKKDKKAKVPKAKAVVEGPFEHRVQRMRLSVPPKYAADWLAGVNETLDGMLMRYVGQMGGVLLTHWEHEVMDDTVKIVNECPFGVCDVSFHSIIWAPKVGQVLNGTHSLSSPSHLSLLFAKTFNVSIPLQHIPQDKYEFEHADLPEEDLSSDEEDDVGESVHEVGRWKEAGGKVLGGGGERVAFTVIGLHVTNHMLSLTGSLLADPSKPQALPETARRSPSPELLEMPRRQRKEQVMDTPVKMPAKTSTKATPAKTAKTPAKSVPATPAIDESKLSARELKKLRKEQEKAKRDARKARKAEEEEEGEPASLKRKADDTEGPRKKRKE; encoded by the exons ATGACGAtcaacgccgaggccagCAGCTCCAAGCACAAGAGCAAGCggagcaaggaggagaggcggAGCAAAAAGGAtaagaaggccaaggtgcccaaggccaaggccgtgGTGGAGGGTCCATTCGAGCACCGCGTCCAGCGGATGCGACTGAGCGTGCCGCCCAAGTACGCTGCAGACTGGCTGGCGGGAGTCAACGAGACACTGGATGGCATGCTTATGCG CTATGTTGGGCAGATGGGCGGTGTGCTGCTCACGCACTGGGAGCACGAGGTGATGGACGACACGGTCAAGATTGTCAACGAGTGTCCGTTTGGCGTGTGCGACGTGTCGTTCCACTCGATCATCTGGGCGCCCAAGGTTGGGCAAGTGCTGA ACGGGACTCACTCGCTGTCCTCCCCATCGCATCTGTCACTGCTCTTCGCCAAGACGTTCAACGTCTCCATCCCGTTGCAGCACATCCCTCAGGACAAGTACGAGTTTGAACACGCCGACCTGCCAGAGGAGGACCTCTCGAGtgacgaagaggacgacgttGGTGAGAGCGTGCACGAGGTGGGCCGTTGGAAGGAGGCTGGGGGCAAGGTGCTGGGCGggggtggcgagcgcgtcgcgttcACCGTCATCGG ATTGCACGTCACGAACCACATGCTGTCGTTGACGGGCTCCCTGCTGGCGGACCCTAGCAAGCCGCAGGCGCTCCCAGAAACCGCTCGGCGCAGCCCTTCACCTGAACTTCTCGAGATGCCTAGGCGCCAGCGCAAGGAACAGGTCATGGATACACCTGTCAAGATGCCAGCCAAGACGTCAACCAAGGCGACACCGGCCAAGACGGCCAAGACGCCGGCCAAGAGCGTCCCAGCTACTCCGGCGATCGACGAGAGCAAGCtcagcgcgcgcgagctcaagaagctGCGCAAAGAGCaggagaaggccaagcGTGACGCGCGCAAGGCTCGTaaggctgaggaggaggaggagggagagcCTGCGAGCTTGAAACGCAAGGCGGACGACACCGAGGGCCCAcggaagaagcgcaaggagtAG
- the MRPS16 gene encoding uncharacterized protein (Ribosomal protein S16), whose amino-acid sequence MPVRLRLARHGQKRAPVFHIVAINSSKARNARPIEKLGEYDPIPRIPIEHSKMPPLAHVFGSDKVSVQKEKRIEWNVERIKYWLAVGAQPTLTVVKLLERGGVLSSPHKWMHRWSPTPAAGSSRAVQGAVPEKKAPAAKQSKPKGSA is encoded by the exons ATGCCCGTCCGCCTCCGTCTGGCCCGTCACGGGCAGAAGCGCGCGCCCGTGTTCCACATTGTCGCGATCAACTCGAGCAAGGCTCGTAATGCGCGCCCCATTGAGAAGCTGGGCGAGTACGACCCTATCCCGCGCATCCCGATCGAACACTCCAAGATGCCACCACTCGCGCACGTGTTCGGCTCGGACAAGGTCTCGGTCCAGAAGGAGAAGCGTATCGAGTGGAACGTCGAGCGGATAAAGTACTGGCTGGCGGTTGGAGCGCAGCCGACGCTGACGGTTGTCAAACTCTTGGAGCGT GGCGGCGTCCTCTCGTCCCCGCACAAGTGGATGCACCGGTGGTCGCCGACGCCTGCTGCAGGTTCGTCGAGAGCAGTCCAGGGTGCCGTgcccgagaagaaggctcCTGCAGCGAAGCAATCCAAGCCCAAGGGATCGGCGTAG
- the TIP120 gene encoding uncharacterized protein (TATA-binding protein interacting (TIP20)) has protein sequence MATRQALTSMLQSLQDKFKSTDLDLRVIGLTDLSKELERIIALNNASSRQSGKGPEPYAAEAAEKALTENVLTLLYDEISEVKNAAVRSLATMASRARSTFLRQIIITLTDGIDQTGAREINEENRDISCLALKSVVASMSPDGDAVDRCLNMILTTIRKNVTPTNANPQLASELLQILTDVYQRFPLAIAQSNDLQALSVEMLKEVFAYPRLSVRKRAVAPLAAFISVCPTQFNAFQDDMSKGFTKGGDSAKAWVAAVAGLAKTPSSPEVGGLVANGLAEIIMKQTQDLEDTDAVEGALTALEVLLSRCPKEMSTAVSPILVRSLELVKYDPNYVDFDDNDDVDMDDDAFDDDDDEFDQGEYTDDEDDSWKIRRGAAKVLEALINTRSDLLAEFYRIAALPLIARFSEREESVRLEVLEAFEALLRQTVNTRPNDRNGGSPNKRKRTGTEGMDQDDENSPLAALQEIRPQLVQATLKQANAKTVNARQQSFILLRGLVEALEGGLDNEADSICSSSAAALRSSDSTTSSFTIAVLTFLTSFFNHHVGRSYASHLDQLTKLVVRCMRDKQQRVNFEAFATASALTGSIRPLHRGSASPLRPGFEGPVKEIFQATTSVLGDNSVDGDVREKALITLGDLLLHEGDALSDRLGEALPLISARLDSENTAATAVEVAGQVAASPLCSGPAFNRWLLDILTRVIIYIRRNKSSVSKANEFTTIQSILSRLGQSLPEVVASDVVVELTPFLDQASALEIIASVLTNQPATRATVEKHVLPQVLTAIKTASNAASIDALVEFFGAYIDGDIDCSLRLVPQLVFNVTKDKSLAGTSFGGTLAYSTTAKCVGAVVTHSERNLAGILATFENTLKSSRGAGAEVYLALLCVGEIGRLNDLCANGELLQRALRFFRSDNEEIRSAAAFAAGNMAVGAPDTYVPVLVQDIENATDQGARLLLLYSLKEVIMHSSTGQLEKLADLFWQPLFAHETAPDDDGIRNIKAACIGKLTIADSARLVPQLQNMLSGDAQQRALLAASLRYTFIDTSAAYTEMIAPLVGDFLSLMNDDEPVVRRLAVAALNAAAQNKPSLISDKLNTLQPFLYRETEIREELQRYVQMGPWKVLEDDGLENRKTAYETMYTLLATSFAKIDLPSFTDRVLAALRDVNEIKVLGLMLLLRLAELAPAIVEPHLDGVVDALKAIMKDLEVKEDTIKQDLQRKEEIQRSTMRTITPMFRMTSAAQAPAFHAYVASLLKTDQWKEFREYQG, from the exons ATGGCCACCAGACAGGCGCTCACGTCTATGCTCCAGTCGCTACAGGACAAG TTCAAGTCGACTGACCTGGATCTCCG TGTTATTGGCCTCACCGACCTTAGCAAGGAATTGGAGCGCATCATCGCCCTCAACAAtgcctcgtcgaggcagAGCGGGAAGGGCCCCGAGCCTTATGCGGCCGAAGCGGCGGAGAAGGCTCTCACCGAGAACGTCCTCACTCTCTTGTACGACGAGATCTCAGAGGTGAAGAACGCGGCGGTACGCTC CCTCGCTACCATGGCTTCGCGCGCTCGttccaccttcctccgccagATCATCATCACGTTGACGGATGGCATCGACCAGACGGGGGCACGAGAAATTAACGAGGAGAACCGCGACATCTCATGCTTGG cgctCAAgtcggtggtggcgagcaTGTCGCCTGATGGCGATGCGGTGGACCGGTGCTTGAATATGATTCTCACAACAATCCGCAAGAACGTCACACCC acgAACGCCAACCCCCAGCTCGCCTCCGAGCTCCTGCAGATTCTCACGGATGTGTACCAGCGTTTCCCGCTTGCGATTGCTCAGTCTAATGACCTGCAAGCGCTCTCAGTTGAGATGCTGAAGGAGGTGTTCGCGTACCCGAGGCTGTCAGTGCGGAAGCGCGCAGTTGCGCCCCTCGCTGCGTTCATCTCGGTGTGTCCCACCCAGTTCAACGCGTTTCAGGACGACATGAGCAAGGGCTTTACGAAGGGAGGCGACTCGGCCAAGGCGTGGGTTGCAGCTGTGGCTGGCTTGGCCAAGACACCCTCATCGCCAGAAGTTGGTGGGCTCGTGGCCAACGGTCTCGCGGAAATCATCATGAAGCAGACACAGGACTTGGAGGACACTGACGCAGTTGAGGGCGCTCTCACG gctTTGGAAGTGCTTCTCTCACGTTGCCCCAAGGAGATGTCGACTGCTGTCTCTCCCATCCTGGTTCGGTctcttgagctcgtcaagtACGATCCCAACTATGTCGATTttgacgacaacgacgatgtggacatggacgacgacgcgtttgacgatgacgacgacgagttcgacCAGGGAGAGtacaccgacgacgaggacgactcTTGGAAGATCCGCCGTGGTGCAGCGAAAGTTCTTGAAGCGCTCATCAACACGCGCTCGGACCTCCTTGCAGAATTCTACCGAATCGCTGCTCTTCCTCTTATCGCCCGGTTCAGCGAGCGTGAGGAGAGTGTGCGTTTAGAGGTACTCGAGGCGTTCGAGGCTTTGCTCCGCCAGACGGTCAACACCCGTCCCAACGACCGGAATGGTGGAAGCCCTAACAAGCGTAAGCGGACCGGCACCGAGGGGATGGAccaggacgacgagaa CTCGCCTCTCGCCGCTCTCCAGGAGATCCGGCCCCAGCTTGTCCAGGCTACCCTCAAGCAGGCAAACGCTAAGACGGTCAATGCCCGTCAACAGAGCTTCATCCTCCTTCGCGGACTTGTCGAGGCACTGGAAGGTGGACTGGACAATGAGGCGGACTCCATTTGTAGCAGTTCCGCTGCGGCTCTTCGTTCCTCTGACAGCACCACTTCCTCCTTCACCATCGCCGTCCTGACCTTCCTGACTTCATTCTTCAACCACCACGTCGGGAGAAGCTATGCCTCTCATCTCGACCAGCTCACCAAACTGGTTGTCCGGTGCATGCGCGACAAGCAACAGCGCGTCAACTTCGAGGCCTTCGCGACTGCCTCCGCACTGACTGGCAGCATCCGTCCGCTTCATCGCGGCTCGGCGTCCCCGCTTCGCCCTGGGTTCGAAGGGCCGGTTAAGGAGATTTTCCAGGCGACTACAAGCGTGCTCGGGGACAACTCGGTTGATGGTGACGTCCGTGAGAAGGCGTTGATAACACTCGGCGACCTTCTACTccacgagggcgacgcgtTGTccgaccgcctcggcgaggcgctccCTCTCATTTCCGCGCGTCTCGATAGCGAGAACACTGCTGCGACCGCTGTCGAAGTCGCCGGCCAGGTCGCCGCCTCCCCGCTGTGCTCTGGCCCTGCATTCAACCGGTggctcctcgacatcctcaCCAGAGTCATCATCTACATCCGCCGCAACAAGAGCTCGGTCTCCAAGGCCAACGAGTTTACCACGATCCAGAGCATCCTCTCACGTCTGGGCCAGAGCCTCCCGGAGGTTGTTGCTTCGGACGTTGTTGTCGAGCTCACTCCGTTCCTCGACCAGGCGTCTGCGCTTGAGATCATTGCCAGCGTCCTCACGAACCAGCCAGCCACCCGTGCGACCGTCGAGAAGCACGTCCTCCCGCAGGTTTTGACCGCCATCAAGACGGCTAGCAACGCTGCGTCCATCGACGCCCTTGTCGAGTTCTTTGGCGCCTACATCGACGGTGACATCGACTGTTCGCTTCGTCTGGTGCCCCAGCTTGTCTTCAACGTCACCAAAGACAAGTCTCTGGCCGGAACCTCGTTTGGCGGCACCCTTGCATACTCGACCACAGCCAAATGCGTCGGTGCGGTCGTCACGCACAGCGAGCGTAATTTGGCAGGTATCCTGGCGACGTTTGAGAACACGCTCAAGTCGTCACGGGGTGCAGGCGCAGAGGTCTATCTCGCGCTGCTGTGCGTCGGCGAGATTGGCCGGCTCAACGACCTCTGTGCCAACGGTGAGCTACTTCAGCGCGCTCTTCGCTTCTTCCGGAGCGACAACGAGGAGATCCGGAGTGCCGCTGCTTTCGCTGCGGGCAACATGGCTGTCGGCGCCCCCGACACCTACGTGCCCGTGCTCGTGCAAGATATCGAGAATGCCACCGACCAGGGAGCACGTCTGCTCCTTCTTTActcgctcaaggaggtcaTCATGCACTCCTCGACTGGCCAGTTGGAGAAGTTGGCCGACCTCTTCTGGCAGCCACTCTTCGCCCACGAGACGGCGCCGGATGACGACGGTATTAGAAACATCAAGGCGGCGTGTATCGGCAAGCTCACGATTGCGGACTCGGCCCGCCTCGTCCCTCAGCTTCAG aacATGCTCAGCGGTGACGCGCAGCAGCGTGCGTTGCTTGCTGCATCGCTGCGCTACACGTTCATCGACACGTCGGCGGCGTATACCGAGATGATTGCGCCTCTCGTTGGTGACTTCCTGTCATTAAtgaacgacgacgagcccgtTGTTCGTCGTCTGGCGGTGGCTGCTCTCAACGCTGCGGCGCAGAACAAGCCAAGCCTCATCTCGGATAAGCTCAACACGCTCCAGCCGTTCCTGTACAGGGAGACGGAAATCCGGGAGGAACTGCAGCGCTACGTCCAGATGGGCCCGTGGAAGG tgctcgaggacgatggTCTGGAGAACCGCAAGACGGCGTACGAGACCATGTACACGCTCCTTGCTACGAGCTTTGCCAAGATCGACTTACCGTCGTTTACCGACCgtgtcctcgccgctctccGCGACGTCAACGAGATCAAGGTGCTTGGCCTCATGTTGCTACTGCGCCTGGCGGAGCTTGCGCCGGCCATCGTCGAGCCCCATCTTGACGGCGTGGTTGACGCTCTCAAGGCGATCATGAAGGATCTCGAGGTGAAGGAGGACACGATCAAGCAGGACCTGCAGCGAAAGG AGGAGATTCAGCGCTCGACGATGCGCACAATCACGCCAATGTTCCGCATGACCTCTGCTGCCCAGGCGCCTGCCTTCCACGCCTACGTCGCCTCTCTCCTCAAGACTGACCAGTGGAAGGAGTTCCGCGAGTATCAGGGTTAA
- the mtg1 gene encoding uncharacterized protein (Interferon-inducible GTPase (IIGP)), which produces MAALVRTAFPFPSKAPSWFAGHMARSLRELPALLDEVDLVFEARDARLPLTSVNPAFDAMLERVWGHSGAGPDRKGKGKEKIVVYTKRDLAEERYEKPLAKALWTQARQRVQFIDSRVDSDVRGLLRVAALRARSAGESATDLKVLVVGMPNVGKSSLLNALRRVGVRKGKAFTTGAMPGVTRRLTGTVRVYDKPPVYVFDTPGVMVPYMGHGLAGVERGLKLALTAGLKEGLFEPEVVADYLLYRLNLRLAAEAELTPGEFQHECYTTKLPGTIAQTDDLTDFLNSLALRLGALRKGGERDIDAALTFILKQFREGRLGRWTLDDVDGLEAAYLARHGVEEQEDGLAVSELGAIGRQVVEEIPEIEEVANDVLAVEEVVAAPSPAVAPTPGLWMDDVPAPPLPATLEERIAITVGRHLARAEEEKADADAGRNMSATQAKKTELRAKAEFRLAKAKEKGLDKRRPTKTFGYHANKGKSASTKKRRK; this is translated from the exons ATGGCCGCCTTGGTGCGCACTGCATTCCCATTCCCATCCAAAGCGCCATCATGGTTCGCCGGACACATGGCCCGATCGCTGCGCGAACTGCCAGCGCTACTCGACGAGGTAGACCTGGTGTTCGAAGCACGTGACGCTCGGCTGCCTCTGACTTCGGTCAACCCGGCCTTTGACGCGATGCTCGAGCGTGTATGGGGTCACTCTGGCGCCGGGCCCGACCGGAAGGGGAAAGGCAAAGAGAAGATTGTGGTGTACACAAAGCGTGACCTCGCAGAAGAGCGGTACGAGAAG CCCCTGGCCAAAGCGCTATGGACTCAAGCACGCCAAAGAGTGCAGTTCATCGACTCCCgcgtcgacagcgacgtCCGCGGCCTACTCCGCGTCGCCGCATTGCGCGCCCGGTCTGCTGGCGAGTCCGCCACCGATCTCAAGGTCCTGGTAGTGGGCATGCCAAACGTTGGCAAGTCGTCGCTCCTCAACGCTCTtcgccgcgtcggcgtgcgcaagggcaaggcgtTTACGACCGGAGCCATGCCGGgcgtgacgaggaggttgacggGCACGGTGCGCGTGTACGACAAGCCTCCTGTATACGTCTTCGACACGCCAGGCGTCATGGTGCCCTACATGGGCCATGGGTTGGCAGGTGTCGAGCGTGGGCTGAAGCTCGCGTTGACAGCCGGGCTGAAGGAGGGTCTCTTTGAACCGGAGGTCGTCGCAGACTATTTGCTGTACCGGCTTAATTTGAGGTTGGCAGCAGAGGCCGAGTTGACACCCGGCGAGTTCCAGC ACGAGTGCTACACCACCAAGCTCCCCGGTACCATTGCGCAGACTGATGACCTGACCGACTTTCTGAAcagcctcgcgctccgccTTGGTGCGCTTAGAAAGGGTGGCGAGCGGGATatcgacgccgcgctcacGTTCATCCTCAAGCAGTTCCGTGAGGGGCGGCTGGGACGATGGACTCTCGACGATGTGGACGGACTCGAAGCCGCGTATCTCGCCCGCCATGGGGTTGAGGAACAGGAGGACGGGTTGGCTGTGAGCGAGCTCGGTGCGATTGGACGGCaagtggtggaggagatcCCGGAGATTGAAGAGGTCGCCAACGATGTCCtggctgtcgaggaggttgtggCGGCGCCATCACCAGCCGTCGCCCCCACTCCAGGTCTCTGGATGGACGACGTGCCTGCTCCGCCTCTTCCCGCTaccctcgaggagcgcatcGCGATCACAGTCGGCAGACACCTCGCGCgtgcagaggaggagaaggctgACGCTGACGCGGGACGCAACATGAGCGCGACTCAGGCCAAGAAGACTGAGCTGCGGGCCAAAGCCGAGTtccgcctcgccaaggctAAGGAGAAGGGTCTTGACAAGCGGCGCCCCACCAAGACTTTCGGGTACCACGCGAACAAGGGGAAGAGTGCGAGCACTAAGAAGCGCCGCAAGTAG
- the MSE1 gene encoding uncharacterized protein (Belongs to the class-I aminoacyl-tRNA synthetase family) has translation MRASLRRIQPARLPTWGVRYCSTAPKAAPEPEARLRFAPSPTGFLHLGGLRTALFNYLLAKKWDGKILLRIEDTDQSRLVPGAVDALRRTFDWAGIEYDEGVGIGGSCGPYVQSERLDLYREHAQKLIDTDNAYECFCTPDELAAIRLSLAKRGRLGYDGRCRHLSRDDVRARKEAGHPYTIRFKSKQEKETLPDDLVFGPAQPNVTGTGADDFIMMKTDGWPTYHLASVVDDHHMRISHVLRGEEWLPSVTKHHQLYRAFGWSPPAFAHLPLLVNADGTKLSKRTGDVHVEQYAEKGYEPEAMLNFLALLGWDYHGARRHGNEVGVTKTKDGKELDEVFSLSELVDAFDIGGITHRRAAVSMSKLDYINKMTLRRKATAPGAGEEGHAALVARFHAGLRAEPSLAASALVEDEAYVERVFDMELERITRLNEMPGASAFYFLDPDYYTDGPKAMLAKIKRDAYVDAVSAVIKALEGDGELTPEAAWDAIHAAFASLPYKKKDITMSLRHALTGRAQGPTVAEILSVLGRERSLARLRGGLASVE, from the exons ATGCGCGCATCGCTCCGGCGTATACAGCCGGCACGACTGCCAACCTGGGGGGTCCGGTACTGTTCGACGGCACCGAAGGCCGCGCCGGAGCCCGAAGCGCGCCTTCGCTTCGCGCCTTCCCCAACCGGATTCCTGCATCTCGGTGGTCTCCGCACTGCGCTCTTCAActacctcctcgccaagaaGTGGGATGGCAAAATACTCCTCCGAATCGAGGACACAGATCAGTCCCGCCTGGTTCCTGGCGCAGTGGACGCACTTCGGCGCACCTTTGACTGGGCGGGCATCGAAtacgacgagg gcgTGGGGATAGGCGGGTCATGTGGACCATATGTCCAGAGCGAGCGATTGGACCTGTACCGCGAGCATGCACAGAAGCTAATTGAC ACGGACAACGCGTATGAGTGCTTCTGCACCCcggacgagctggcggcgatccgcctcagcctcgccaagcgcggcCGGTTGGGGTACGACGGACGGTGTCGGCATCTTTCGCGGGACGACGTGCGTGCGCGAAAGGAGGCAGGCCACCCATACACAATCCGGTTCAAG TCCAagcaggagaaggagacgctccccgacgacctcgtcttcgGGCCTGCCCAGCCAAACGTTACGGGTACGGGTGCGGACGACTTCATCATGATGAAGACGGACGGGTGGCCAACCTACCATCTGGCCAGTGTGGTGGACGATCACCACATGCGCATCAGTCACGTGCTGCGGGGCGAGGAGTGGTTGCCGAGTGTCACCAAGCACCACCAGCTCTACCGCGCGTTCGGGTGGTCACCTCCCGCGTTCGCCCACCTCCCATTACTGGTGAATGCGGACGGAACCAAGCTGAGTAAGCGAACAGGCGATGTACATGTCGAGCAGTACGCGGAGAAGGGGTACGAGCCGGAAGCGATGCTCAACTTCCTTGCTCTGCTGGGATGGGATTACcacggcgctcggcgacatggGAACGAGGTGGGTGTGACGAAAACTAAGGATGggaaggagctcgacgaaGTGTTCAGCTTGTCGGAGCTCGTGGATGCGTTCGATATCGGCGGGATCAcgcaccgccgcgcggcggtgtCGATGTCCAAGCTGGACTACATCAACAAGATGACTTTGCGGCGCAAGGCCACTGCCCCGGGCGcaggggaggagggccacgcggcgctggtggcACGCTTCCATGCCGGGCTGCGTGCTGAGCCGtccctcgccgcctcggcgctggtagaggacgaggcctacgtcgagcgcgtgtTCGACATGGAGCTCGAGCGTATCACGCGCCTCAACGAGATGCCTGGAGCTTCAGCGTTCTACTTCCTCGACCCCGACTACTACACCGACGGGCCAAAGGCGATGCTCGCCAAGATCAAGCGGGACGCTTACG tggACGCTGTCTCTGCCGTCATTAAGGCGCTTGAGGGAGACGGCGAGCTGACCCCCGAGGCTGCATGGGACGCAATCCACGCCGCCTTTGCTTCACTACCGTACAAGAAGAAAGACATCACCATGTCCCTCCGACACGCCCTTACAGGTCGCGCACAGGGCCCAACGGTTGCAGAGATCTTGTCCGTCCTGGGCCGTGAACGCTCGCTTGCACGtctgcgcggcggcctcgcgtCGGTGGAATAG